The proteins below come from a single Prochlorococcus marinus str. MIT 9215 genomic window:
- the rbfA gene encoding 30S ribosome-binding factor RbfA, with protein MPNNYRLAKVSSLLKKEITLILQNELEIDLISDHFVNISKIDLSGDLQHCKIYITSTAQEKVKKEIVSNLNTAKSSIRHSLGKRIEMRRVPEIIFKDDVVLDKGLSVLKLLDELKNKNQNHNVEDEDAKS; from the coding sequence ATGCCAAATAATTACCGTCTTGCAAAAGTTTCTTCTCTTTTGAAGAAAGAAATTACACTTATTTTGCAGAATGAATTAGAAATTGACCTTATTAGTGATCATTTCGTCAATATTTCTAAGATTGATTTATCAGGTGATTTACAACACTGTAAAATTTATATAACTTCAACTGCTCAAGAGAAAGTGAAGAAAGAAATTGTATCAAACTTGAATACTGCTAAAAGCTCCATAAGGCATAGTTTAGGAAAAAGAATTGAGATGAGAAGAGTTCCAGAGATAATTTTTAAAGACGATGTTGTTCTTGATAAAGGATTATCAGTCTTGAAACTTCTCGATGAATTAAAAAATAAAAATCAAAATCATAATGTTGAGGACGAGGATGCCAAAAGTTGA
- a CDS encoding uroporphyrinogen-III synthase: MPKVDLPLYQRNIIITRSKEGILDIKKIFISKGANVFDLPAISIADPDDLNPLDEALNQINDFHWIIFSSSNGIKFVDKRLRYFNSSLKECSKKIKIAVVGEKTSKTLDDFGIKADFIPPEFVAESLIDNFPVSGYGLRVFVPRVQTGGRDLIADQFRKSGSRVFEVAAYETRCPESIPEETIDIISNRKVDAIIFSSGKTVVNAAFLLEKKLGKQWLEYFDQIKLLTIGPQTTKICNKIFGRVDSQAQKYTFDGLLDVAINIFN, translated from the coding sequence ATGCCAAAAGTTGATCTACCCCTTTATCAAAGAAATATAATTATTACACGATCAAAAGAAGGGATATTGGATATAAAAAAGATATTCATAAGCAAGGGCGCTAATGTATTTGATTTACCTGCAATAAGTATTGCTGATCCTGATGATTTAAATCCTCTTGATGAAGCATTAAATCAAATAAATGATTTTCATTGGATTATTTTTTCCAGTAGTAATGGGATCAAATTTGTGGACAAAAGACTTAGATACTTTAATAGTTCATTAAAAGAATGTTCTAAAAAAATAAAAATCGCCGTAGTCGGAGAGAAAACCTCAAAAACTCTTGATGATTTTGGGATTAAGGCTGATTTCATACCTCCAGAATTTGTTGCTGAAAGTTTAATTGATAATTTCCCAGTATCTGGTTATGGACTTCGAGTTTTTGTACCTAGAGTTCAAACAGGTGGTAGGGATTTAATTGCAGATCAATTTAGAAAGTCTGGTTCTCGTGTATTTGAGGTTGCTGCATACGAAACTAGATGTCCTGAATCAATTCCGGAAGAAACAATTGATATTATTTCTAATCGAAAAGTCGATGCAATTATTTTCTCAAGCGGTAAAACCGTAGTAAATGCTGCTTTTTTACTAGAGAAAAAACTTGGTAAACAATGGTTAGAATATTTTGATCAAATTAAGTTATTAACTATTGGACCTCAGACAACAAAAATATGTAACAAGATTTTTGGAAGAGTTGATAGTCAGGCACAAAAATATACTTTTGATGGACTACTAGATGTAGCAATTAATATTTTTAATTAG
- a CDS encoding SRPBCC family protein codes for MGTWLKHDVITVVNAPLENVWDTWSDLDSMSLWMSWIESVKTVDEETNTLPDLTEWTLAANGFRFKWKAQITERVEKSKLKWKSIGGLPTEGSVIFESKTDQITTVNLAITYELPKMIARFMEENILGKMVTNELQANIDRFKDLVEKNYTKNFSN; via the coding sequence ATGGGTACTTGGCTAAAACATGACGTAATAACAGTTGTTAATGCGCCTCTCGAAAATGTATGGGACACATGGAGCGATTTAGACTCAATGTCACTTTGGATGAGCTGGATTGAATCTGTAAAAACAGTTGACGAAGAAACTAATACGTTACCAGATTTAACAGAATGGACATTAGCTGCAAATGGCTTTAGGTTTAAATGGAAAGCTCAAATTACAGAAAGGGTTGAAAAAAGCAAACTTAAATGGAAATCAATAGGAGGTTTACCAACTGAGGGATCAGTAATTTTCGAAAGTAAAACTGATCAAATTACAACGGTAAATTTAGCAATAACCTATGAACTACCAAAAATGATTGCTCGGTTTATGGAAGAAAATATTTTAGGCAAAATGGTTACAAACGAATTACAAGCCAATATTGATAGATTCAAAGATTTAGTTGAAAAGAACTATACAAAAAATTTTTCTAATTAA